A stretch of Desulfobacter hydrogenophilus DNA encodes these proteins:
- the panP gene encoding pyridoxal-dependent aspartate 1-decarboxylase PanP, translating to MSSSFSFFSLPGNSTWTQGHKNLRKTTGQLIADRKSLDRVFIRPEDENSKKTLVKYMEQILFGLHDFLNRNVGVTDEISLTELAKNYMDVEISDHPQKNLGQVIEDIIKDIAPKAVNVASPYFIGHMTSALPFFMVHLKAITAALNQNVIKMETSKVLAVIERQVLAKIHRLIFKQSHDFYQAHVQNTRTALGAFTSGGTTANMTAMWVARNRLFPPKDDFSSIEEDGLFKAMRVHNTDRVVILVSRRGHYSLRKASGILGLGNKNIIIIDVKPDHTIDTDKLKQIIQDLKQEGRTKIAAIVGIAGATETGTIDPLQEMADICEQEQIHFHVDAAWGGPILLSQTYAHLLSGIERADSVTIDGHKQFYMPMGTGMVYFKNALALDAIAYHARYVNRKGSVDLGIKTLEGSREAACLILDASLKIMGAKGYALMIDHGIETAKAFAEKIDARPEFELVTPPVLNILTYRLVPMVFRQKLKTARGQTRKHLNQELDEINIRIQRIQREAGKSFVSRTRLKLVPEDDFMVVVLRSVIMNPYTTEAILDDILDEQEQIYHQL from the coding sequence ATGTCATCCTCTTTTTCATTTTTTTCATTGCCTGGAAACAGCACCTGGACTCAAGGCCATAAAAACTTACGAAAAACAACCGGGCAATTGATCGCAGACCGCAAGTCCCTGGACCGGGTATTCATCCGTCCCGAAGATGAGAACAGCAAAAAGACCCTGGTTAAATATATGGAGCAGATCCTGTTCGGACTGCACGATTTCCTTAACCGAAATGTGGGCGTCACCGACGAAATCAGTCTTACTGAACTGGCTAAAAATTACATGGATGTCGAGATCAGCGATCATCCCCAGAAAAATCTGGGCCAGGTTATTGAAGATATCATCAAAGACATTGCCCCTAAAGCGGTGAATGTGGCATCGCCTTACTTCATTGGTCACATGACCTCTGCCCTGCCCTTTTTCATGGTGCATCTTAAAGCCATTACCGCAGCCTTGAACCAGAATGTCATTAAAATGGAAACCTCCAAGGTGCTCGCTGTCATTGAAAGGCAGGTGCTGGCCAAAATTCACCGCCTGATTTTCAAACAAAGCCATGACTTCTACCAGGCGCATGTCCAAAATACCCGTACGGCTCTGGGCGCATTTACATCTGGTGGCACCACGGCCAACATGACAGCCATGTGGGTGGCCAGAAATCGCCTGTTCCCGCCTAAAGATGATTTTTCAAGCATTGAAGAAGACGGCCTGTTCAAGGCCATGCGTGTCCATAACACGGACCGGGTGGTGATCCTTGTCTCCCGGCGGGGGCACTACTCTTTGAGAAAAGCAAGCGGTATTCTGGGCTTGGGCAATAAAAACATCATTATCATAGATGTTAAACCGGATCACACCATTGATACAGACAAACTTAAACAGATTATTCAGGACCTGAAGCAGGAGGGGCGTACAAAAATTGCTGCAATCGTGGGTATTGCCGGGGCCACGGAGACAGGGACCATTGATCCATTGCAAGAGATGGCCGATATCTGTGAACAGGAGCAGATTCATTTTCACGTGGATGCCGCATGGGGTGGGCCCATATTGTTATCCCAAACCTATGCCCACCTGCTTTCAGGCATTGAACGGGCAGATTCGGTCACCATTGACGGCCACAAACAATTTTACATGCCCATGGGAACAGGCATGGTTTATTTTAAAAACGCCCTTGCCCTTGACGCCATTGCCTACCATGCCCGGTACGTCAACCGAAAAGGCTCTGTGGATTTAGGCATAAAAACCCTTGAAGGCTCCAGGGAGGCCGCCTGCCTGATATTGGATGCATCCTTAAAAATCATGGGCGCCAAAGGGTATGCCCTGATGATTGATCACGGTATTGAAACGGCCAAGGCATTCGCCGAAAAAATAGACGCTCGGCCGGAATTTGAACTTGTGACTCCCCCTGTACTCAATATCCTGACCTACCGACTGGTCCCCATGGTCTTCCGGCAAAAACTGAAAACGGCCCGGGGGCAGACGCGTAAACACTTAAACCAGGAGCTTGACGAGATTAATATTCGCATCCAGCGCATCCAGCGAGAAGCTGGCAAAAGTTTTGTCTCCAGAACCCGACTCAAACTTGTGCCGGAAGATGATTTCATGGTAGTGGTACTTCGAAGCGTTATCATGAACCCCTATACCACCGAAGCCATTCTGGATGACATCCTGGATGAACAGGAACAAATTTATCATCAACTTTAA
- a CDS encoding HDOD domain-containing protein — protein sequence MDKILSLPSDSDIEKVLKKEGKELPGFAQVMAKMLTVCNDPKASIEDVAKLVATDPGITAKVLGIVNSSFFSLRSRVSAISEAVLFLGIDEIKKICLGVTFFEKMVKSGQKKQFDRTFFWRHCLCVASLSQAIAKEIGYPSPEDAYTAGLLHDFGKIVLDRSGRVNYADFCKNAINCTGPLVEAERDILGIGHDDLGAYYGNRWGFSQKLCLTIQYHHRRFSHLDLCKEDMQFICIVCLADFLAWTQGMGSVDVICPLALQPEIEKRIQLDRINFEAVIQKMDEEIENTAEFYEFEFPSSNQYRASLLKANLKLSTINSGSFSSKEKEIHEKKRSVTASITAPHSSLEPQIILSATLKAICQDFGFDRVYILRASPPLRRLQVVKCLKQDRFSDQLASHYISMDNVDNGFLQCLRNKAPVVINGALPGENEVLERFSISQMLVVPFCSHDKVIGLLGMDHVESGKKIEPGLFSSIAIVANELGLALENASAYKKAKSASMHDGMTGLLNRMAVDELLKKAFLKAVKENIALCVAMIDVDHFKKFNDMFGHQEGDNVLKLIAKTLKKMSRPTDHVGRYGGEEFIVVLNDTGPAKAVVYAERIRKEIEHLGHLLSDRFQGLGLTVSIGISKFENDIKSHDTLVSKADKALYKAKETGRNRVVSG from the coding sequence ATGGACAAGATACTGAGTCTCCCCAGTGATTCTGATATTGAAAAGGTCCTGAAAAAAGAGGGCAAGGAACTGCCGGGGTTTGCCCAAGTCATGGCTAAAATGCTCACCGTATGCAATGACCCGAAGGCCTCCATTGAGGATGTCGCCAAACTGGTTGCAACAGACCCGGGTATTACCGCAAAGGTGCTGGGCATCGTAAACTCTTCTTTTTTCAGTCTAAGATCCAGGGTCTCGGCCATTTCAGAAGCTGTGCTGTTCCTGGGAATTGATGAGATTAAAAAAATTTGCCTTGGTGTAACTTTTTTTGAAAAAATGGTTAAATCCGGCCAAAAAAAACAATTTGACCGGACGTTTTTCTGGCGTCACTGTCTGTGTGTGGCAAGTCTCAGTCAGGCCATCGCAAAGGAGATAGGGTATCCCAGCCCTGAGGATGCTTATACCGCAGGCCTGCTCCATGATTTTGGGAAAATTGTTTTGGACCGGTCCGGCCGGGTGAATTATGCTGATTTTTGCAAAAATGCCATCAACTGCACCGGCCCTTTGGTTGAAGCAGAAAGGGATATCCTAGGGATCGGGCACGATGACCTGGGGGCTTATTACGGAAATCGTTGGGGATTTTCCCAAAAGCTTTGCCTAACCATACAATACCATCACCGCCGTTTTAGCCATCTGGATCTTTGCAAGGAAGATATGCAGTTCATTTGTATTGTCTGCCTGGCTGATTTTCTGGCCTGGACCCAAGGCATGGGCTCTGTGGATGTAATTTGTCCCTTAGCACTTCAGCCCGAGATCGAAAAAAGGATTCAGCTGGACCGCATAAACTTTGAAGCCGTGATCCAAAAAATGGATGAAGAGATTGAAAATACGGCCGAGTTTTATGAATTCGAATTTCCTTCTTCAAATCAGTACCGGGCGAGCCTGCTCAAAGCAAATTTAAAATTAAGCACCATCAACTCGGGCTCTTTCTCTTCCAAAGAAAAAGAAATCCATGAAAAAAAACGATCTGTAACGGCAAGCATCACCGCGCCCCACAGCAGCCTGGAGCCCCAAATAATATTATCCGCGACCTTAAAAGCCATTTGTCAGGATTTTGGTTTTGACCGGGTTTACATATTAAGGGCATCCCCTCCCCTGCGTCGCCTTCAAGTTGTCAAGTGCCTTAAACAGGACCGGTTTTCAGACCAATTGGCATCTCATTATATTTCCATGGATAACGTGGATAACGGTTTCCTCCAATGCCTGAGAAATAAAGCGCCGGTTGTTATAAACGGCGCCCTGCCGGGCGAAAACGAGGTGCTGGAAAGATTTTCAATCTCCCAGATGCTTGTTGTTCCTTTTTGCAGCCATGATAAAGTAATCGGACTTCTGGGAATGGATCATGTCGAATCCGGTAAAAAAATTGAACCTGGCCTGTTTTCATCCATTGCAATCGTGGCCAATGAGCTTGGGCTTGCGTTGGAAAATGCCTCGGCCTATAAAAAGGCGAAGTCTGCATCTATGCATGACGGGATGACCGGGCTGCTGAACAGGATGGCTGTTGATGAGCTATTAAAAAAAGCCTTTTTAAAAGCGGTCAAAGAAAATATTGCCCTTTGTGTTGCGATGATCGATGTGGATCATTTTAAAAAATTTAATGACATGTTCGGGCACCAGGAAGGAGACAACGTCCTCAAACTGATCGCAAAAACCTTAAAGAAAATGTCGCGTCCCACGGATCATGTCGGCCGGTACGGTGGGGAGGAGTTTATCGTTGTCCTGAATGATACAGGCCCTGCCAAAGCTGTTGTGTATGCCGAACGAATTCGAAAGGAAATCGAACATCTGGGCCATTTGCTTTCTGATCGTTTCCAAGGACTTGGCCTGACCGTGAGTATCGGCATCAGCAAGTTTGAAAATGATATAAAAAGCCATGACACCCTGGTGTCAAAGGCGGATAAGGCCCTTTACAAAGCAAAGGAAACTGGGCGAAACCGGGTGGTTTCAGGATGA
- a CDS encoding HAMP domain-containing protein: MYNQIIPSAYNELENYFSEIISLEIALEHKQHQAKEIYQNETHPALTSIMSLLSQVKDHISKHEHMLEEKMTHEASIAISAIVYISLIAIVFGIAISFILIRLITRPLIKTENFTNKLAKGDFSQTLDIDQTDEIGNMVKSINEMAVSLKSALKEISDGANSLDESATSLSDISTQMTSNSKETEDRSHNVASAAEEMAKTMNSVAAASEQATVNIQNIASAIEEMSATINEISTNTSKGNQTTAEAVEKSKFVSDKMNVLNQAALGIQEVNDNVNQISGVAGEVTQDIQQVNQSAAEVSSGSLQVHNSAVELSNLSTQLNELTDEFKFD; encoded by the coding sequence TTGTATAATCAAATCATCCCAAGTGCTTACAATGAATTAGAAAACTATTTTAGTGAAATTATCAGTCTTGAAATAGCGTTAGAACATAAACAGCATCAAGCAAAAGAAATCTATCAGAATGAAACCCATCCTGCTTTGACATCTATCATGTCATTGCTTTCTCAAGTCAAAGACCATATTTCCAAGCATGAACACATGCTGGAAGAAAAGATGACTCATGAGGCGTCCATAGCCATCTCGGCGATTGTTTACATTTCTTTGATCGCAATTGTGTTCGGTATTGCGATATCATTTATACTGATTCGCTTGATAACACGCCCATTAATTAAAACAGAGAATTTTACCAATAAATTGGCCAAAGGCGATTTTTCCCAAACATTGGACATCGACCAGACAGATGAAATCGGAAATATGGTAAAATCCATCAATGAAATGGCTGTCTCCTTAAAAAGCGCACTGAAAGAAATTTCTGACGGCGCGAACTCATTGGATGAGTCTGCAACTTCGCTGTCTGATATATCAACCCAAATGACATCAAATTCAAAAGAGACTGAAGATCGTTCTCACAATGTAGCATCTGCTGCAGAAGAAATGGCAAAAACCATGAATAGTGTAGCTGCCGCTTCCGAACAGGCAACAGTGAATATACAAAACATTGCTTCGGCGATAGAAGAAATGTCTGCGACAATTAATGAAATTTCAACCAATACGTCAAAGGGAAATCAAACCACGGCCGAAGCCGTTGAAAAATCAAAATTCGTTTCTGATAAAATGAACGTCTTAAATCAAGCGGCATTAGGTATTCAAGAGGTAAATGACAATGTGAACCAGATTTCAGGCGTTGCCGGTGAAGTAACACAGGATATCCAGCAAGTAAACCAATCGGCAGCGGAGGTGAGTTCAGGAAGCCTACAGGTACACAATAGTGCCGTAGAGTTGTCTAATTTATCAACGCAATTGAATGAATTAACCGACGAGTTTAAATTTGATTAA
- a CDS encoding substrate-binding periplasmic protein → MTKYIRYLICVAAIFISSAKLSQAQPLEIESIHPKKPPLFIVTEAFEPLIFSSDTQLRGMDYEITEAVFRILNIPIIIEFYPFKRCLMMVKNKQADAVIDLLANEKRLKYIFFPDEPLSESHEAIFHLKDHPPQINTLGDLKFYKVGTQLGYEYPNGLSKFLVNPEEVSTLEQNLKKLLLNRIDIILENRIVGLHTAKRMGISHRISTTNLPGEFLNRYYLGFAKKQEYNLLADQFSQVLSKFKQTKAYHEILNRYVQTQ, encoded by the coding sequence ATGACAAAATATATTAGATATTTAATATGTGTTGCTGCTATTTTTATCTCTTCGGCAAAATTGAGCCAAGCACAACCATTAGAAATAGAAAGCATCCATCCTAAAAAACCGCCGTTATTCATCGTCACAGAAGCCTTTGAACCCCTTATCTTTTCTTCGGATACCCAATTGCGGGGCATGGATTATGAAATAACCGAAGCAGTCTTCCGCATCTTGAATATCCCCATTATCATCGAATTCTATCCCTTCAAACGGTGCCTGATGATGGTAAAAAACAAGCAGGCCGATGCCGTCATTGATCTGCTGGCCAATGAAAAACGACTAAAGTATATCTTCTTCCCTGATGAGCCTTTATCAGAAAGCCATGAAGCAATTTTTCATCTAAAAGACCATCCACCTCAAATCAATACACTCGGTGATCTGAAATTTTATAAAGTCGGAACTCAGCTTGGATATGAATACCCCAATGGGCTTTCAAAATTCCTTGTTAATCCCGAAGAAGTTTCCACCCTGGAACAAAATTTAAAAAAATTATTGTTAAATCGTATTGATATCATTCTTGAAAATCGTATTGTCGGCCTCCATACCGCCAAACGGATGGGGATTTCCCATCGGATAAGCACTACCAATTTACCGGGGGAATTTTTAAACCGTTATTATTTGGGATTTGCCAAAAAACAGGAGTACAATCTTTTAGCAGACCAATTCAGCCAGGTATTGTCCAAATTCAAGCAAACGAAAGCCTATCATGAAATTTTAAACAGATACGTGCAGACTCAATGA
- the hpf gene encoding ribosome hibernation-promoting factor, HPF/YfiA family, translating to MNISITFKNVPSSDAVKSHIEKRLNKLDRMLESPAEAQVVLSEEKLHSIAEINLTCGKLKIHARGEAEDNNMYLAIDSVAEKIKIQITKFKEKQKRHLAGDKQSIKDELMDAVDSE from the coding sequence ATGAACATTTCAATCACTTTCAAGAACGTCCCTTCATCTGACGCTGTAAAATCCCATATCGAAAAGAGATTAAATAAATTAGATAGGATGCTGGAATCCCCGGCCGAGGCTCAGGTTGTCTTGTCAGAGGAAAAATTACACAGCATTGCTGAAATAAATCTGACCTGCGGTAAGCTTAAAATTCATGCCAGAGGCGAGGCTGAAGACAACAACATGTATTTAGCTATTGACAGTGTGGCCGAAAAAATTAAAATTCAGATTACCAAATTCAAAGAAAAGCAAAAACGGCACCTGGCTGGTGACAAACAAAGTATCAAAGATGAATTGATGGATGCTGTTGATAGCGAATAG
- the bioB gene encoding biotin synthase BioB, with protein sequence MQYTIESYIDIAKNIIEGQRPENSILRHLALTEDKDVFALMAGADLIRDSFFKREIHLCAICNGKSGMCSEDCKFCSQSKFHTSDIEIYPLMSKVELQKGAYKLMDTNVHRYSIVTTGKGLAENEVRQVADALGGLPSKKMSYCVSLGILDDANMAYLKGCGIGRYHHNLETCRSHFDAVCTSHTYDDRVNTIKKAKNAGLSVCSGGIFGVGESMAQVLELAFELRELQVDAVPINFLSSIPGTFFEGKNNLTPLKCLKIISIMRYVLPETDIIICGGRIPNLKMLHPFVFHAGANGIMTGNYLTTKGNQLQEDLEMINHLGFEPRGRTL encoded by the coding sequence ATGCAATATACCATTGAGTCATATATCGATATCGCAAAAAATATTATTGAGGGTCAACGCCCTGAAAATAGCATTCTTCGTCACTTGGCGTTGACCGAGGATAAGGACGTGTTCGCGTTGATGGCAGGTGCGGATCTGATCCGGGACTCTTTTTTTAAACGCGAAATTCACCTATGCGCAATCTGTAACGGAAAATCAGGAATGTGCAGTGAAGACTGTAAATTCTGCTCGCAATCAAAATTTCATACATCAGATATTGAAATTTATCCCTTGATGTCCAAAGTTGAACTTCAGAAAGGGGCATACAAACTTATGGATACAAATGTCCATCGTTATTCCATTGTGACCACCGGCAAAGGGCTTGCTGAAAATGAGGTTCGACAGGTGGCGGATGCGCTGGGCGGCTTACCGTCAAAAAAAATGTCCTATTGCGTTTCTTTGGGAATTTTGGATGATGCAAATATGGCTTATTTGAAAGGCTGCGGCATAGGTCGCTATCATCATAATCTTGAAACATGTCGAAGCCATTTTGATGCTGTTTGCACGTCCCATACCTACGATGACCGGGTTAATACGATTAAAAAAGCAAAAAATGCCGGTTTATCTGTTTGTTCGGGCGGTATTTTTGGTGTGGGTGAAAGTATGGCGCAGGTCCTTGAACTGGCTTTTGAATTAAGGGAACTTCAGGTGGATGCTGTTCCAATCAATTTTTTAAGCTCCATACCGGGAACTTTTTTTGAAGGGAAAAATAATCTGACACCGTTAAAATGTCTGAAAATAATATCCATCATGAGATATGTGCTGCCGGAGACGGACATCATTATTTGCGGCGGAAGAATACCAAATTTAAAAATGCTTCATCCCTTTGTCTTTCATGCCGGTGCAAACGGTATAATGACAGGCAATTATTTGACCACAAAAGGCAATCAACTTCAAGAAGACCTTGAAATGATCAATCATCTGGGGTTTGAACCAAGAGGCCGGACGTTATAA